From the Panthera leo isolate Ple1 chromosome C1, P.leo_Ple1_pat1.1, whole genome shotgun sequence genome, one window contains:
- the LOC122228610 gene encoding transcription initiation factor TFIID subunit 4-like isoform X1 — MCKKFGALQARLFVFTLFPMLKAPLKVAVVTPSLTTSLFGRLQGSPPKNHSKRQISLELVGRGPPVSGFKAAQAGARGTPFAQRTRKRRRSAGRAAGQRRANGLAEEERAPDVCPGAPRPGGGHPAFGAVPEARLLRAPGFRPPGRGRTGSFAGAASGARLFPGPWAVQAKSAGPIVVAEMPLLGVRAGGPAACPVSVV; from the exons ATGTGCAAGAAGTTCGGTGCACTGCAAGCCAG GCTTTTCGTCTTCACTTTGTTCCCAATGCTGAAGGCCCCCCTGAAGGTGGCTGTGGTCACACCGAGTCTCACCACCAGCCTATTCGGGAGACTCCAAGGCAGCCCACCCAAGAATCACTCAAAACGCCAG ATTTCACTGGAGCTTGTTGGCCGCGGGCCTCCTGTCAGTGGCTTTAAAGCAGCGCAGGCAGGAGCCCGAGGGACCCCCTTCGCCCAGAGGACACGAAAGAGACGCCGCTCTGCCGGGAGGGCCGCGGGGCAGCGCAGAGCCAACGGGCTGGCGGAGGAAGAGCGCGCACCCGACGTCTGCCCCGGGGCCCCTCGTCCTGGAGGCGGACACCCTGCCTTCGGTGCGGTTCCCGAGGCCAGGCTGCTGAGGGCGCCAGGGTTCCGTCCTCCGGGGCGGGGCCGCACGGGGTCCTTTGCCGGGGCCGCTTCTGGGGCGCGGCTGTTTCCAGGGCCTTGGGCGGTTCAGGCGAAGTCGGCGGGCCCGATAGTTGTGGCCGAAATGCCACTTTTGGGGGTTAGAGCCGGAGGCCCGGCTGCCTGCCCCGTTTCCGTAGTGTAG
- the LOC122228610 gene encoding transcription initiation factor TFIID subunit 4-like isoform X2 yields the protein MLKAPLKVAVVTPSLTTSLFGRLQGSPPKNHSKRQISLELVGRGPPVSGFKAAQAGARGTPFAQRTRKRRRSAGRAAGQRRANGLAEEERAPDVCPGAPRPGGGHPAFGAVPEARLLRAPGFRPPGRGRTGSFAGAASGARLFPGPWAVQAKSAGPIVVAEMPLLGVRAGGPAACPVSVV from the exons ATGCTGAAGGCCCCCCTGAAGGTGGCTGTGGTCACACCGAGTCTCACCACCAGCCTATTCGGGAGACTCCAAGGCAGCCCACCCAAGAATCACTCAAAACGCCAG ATTTCACTGGAGCTTGTTGGCCGCGGGCCTCCTGTCAGTGGCTTTAAAGCAGCGCAGGCAGGAGCCCGAGGGACCCCCTTCGCCCAGAGGACACGAAAGAGACGCCGCTCTGCCGGGAGGGCCGCGGGGCAGCGCAGAGCCAACGGGCTGGCGGAGGAAGAGCGCGCACCCGACGTCTGCCCCGGGGCCCCTCGTCCTGGAGGCGGACACCCTGCCTTCGGTGCGGTTCCCGAGGCCAGGCTGCTGAGGGCGCCAGGGTTCCGTCCTCCGGGGCGGGGCCGCACGGGGTCCTTTGCCGGGGCCGCTTCTGGGGCGCGGCTGTTTCCAGGGCCTTGGGCGGTTCAGGCGAAGTCGGCGGGCCCGATAGTTGTGGCCGAAATGCCACTTTTGGGGGTTAGAGCCGGAGGCCCGGCTGCCTGCCCCGTTTCCGTAGTGTAG